The following DNA comes from Cytophagia bacterium CHB2.
TTGTCTTTTATTGTAAGTATGAATTGGGCATGTGAAACGGTTGCATTGATTTCGATTTCGCCCTGGCCGTTCACGGCTTCGATGGCATTGCGCAGGAGATTGAGCAAAAGACGGCGCAATTGCCCTTCATCGGCCAAGGCTGCCGCCGAATCCGGCACCTGCATGCGCCACGTGACACCGGGATGCAATTGCTGCAATTGAGCGTGCAGATCGTTAATGATCGGCAAAACCTGTATCCGCTCGCGCTGGCTGGCGCGCGGCCGCGCGCTGCCGTTGGGAACGTC
Coding sequences within:
- a CDS encoding sensor histidine kinase gives rise to the protein DVPNGSARPRASQRERIQVLPIINDLHAQLQQLHPGVTWRMQVPDSAAALADEGQLRRLLLNLLRNAIEAVNGQGEIEINATVSHAQFILTIKDNGPGISPEIAEKIFEPFFTTRPQGSGLGLALVRQLAEQNHGRIELVPGAKGAHFRLTLEVG